In Caloenas nicobarica isolate bCalNic1 chromosome 6, bCalNic1.hap1, whole genome shotgun sequence, the DNA window GctttatatttggaaaaattttCATACCCCAGTGAGGCACAGTGGTAGTAAGGTCCTTGTTTTGTGTGGTCTTCTGACACCGAGAGAGACTTTGGCCGAACTGTGAAAGAGGAAAAGTGGTTGATTTTTCCCGAAAATAAGTTAATCTCTTTTATAGTGCCCCTAcatttttgctattttgaaCTTGAATCACAAGATGTGGTACTAAACGCTACTCTCTTGCAGGTCTGGTGGATGAGCAGCAGAAAGTTCGCACCATCAGTGCTTTGGCTATTGCTGCTTTGGCTGAGGCAGCCACTCCCTATGGCATTGAGTCGTTTGATTCTGTTCTGAAGCCTTTATGGAAGGGTATACGTCAACACAGAGGAAAGGTATAtctaaaatactttctttagTTTGAACTGACATGGATGTGTACCTTCTGTAACTCACTAGAGacctatttctgcatttcactaGGGTTTGGCTGCCTTTTTGAAGGCTATTGGTTACCTGATTCCACTCATGGACGCTGAGTATGCAAACTACTATACCAGAGAAGTCATGCTCATCCTTATCAGAGAGTTCCAGTCTCCTGatgaagagatgaaaaaaatcgTGTTGAAGGTGTGTCAGAGTGATTGTTTAACATTAATATTGAATatgtatgtttttccttttcttaaacaaacaaacccacaaccaaaaacttacacagaattaaaattggtggattttttttctttcctgtcagGTGGTAAAGCAGTGTTGTGGTACGGATGGTGTTGAATCAAACTACATCAAAACAGAAATCTTGCCACcttttttcaaacatttctggCAGCACAGAATGGCACTGGACAGAAGAAATTACAGACAGgtattttggtttctttgatTGGAAAATTTATTTACAGGAGAACAAAATTCACATTAGAATGTTCGTTCAGGCTAGATGCTTAGTTTTGTCTGTGTCCTGAAACTGAATTTTGTATGGACTAGCGATTTAGAAGTTGCGTAGCCGGAAGATTCATGAGTTCTTGGTAGGCTACCGGACATTTTACGTCTGTGAATGAGCCTACGTCGGTTGTAAGTTGGGGTACTTCACCCCATTTGTGTTGCTCAAAATAGTGCATGATTTCTAAAGGTAAAAACAATTGTTCCTAGTGCGCTTCAGATGTGTggtgctgtttttcctcttcaggcTAGGGAAATTTATATTCAAGATGTAGAAAGTAGATTTCAACAATGTTTTGCTCACTTAACACTTGTATATTTCAGTTGGTTGATACAACTGTGGAGCTGGCAAATAAAGTTGGAgcagcagaaattatttctagaaTTGTGGATGATCTGAAAGACGAGGCTGAGCAGTACAGAAAAATGGTCATGGAAACAATTGAGAAGATAATGGGGAATCTGGGGGCAGCCGACATTGATCATAAACTGGAAGAACAGCTTATAGATGGCATCTTGTACGCCTTTCAGGAACAGACCACAGAGGTATGGCCAAGGGTGTTTAGGATTTGTTTGCTCTAATTGTAAGCTAGTTCACCATTAGTCACACAGAAACGGATGCTTTTGAGTTAGATTTTTAGAATCATTTTTAGATGTCAGTGCTCGAATCAGTGAAATCTAGAAGCTAGCTCTGGAATGTTAGCATTTTAATAGCAATTTTAGAGGATGTCaagtttaatgaaaatgttataTTGCTTTtggtctgatttttcttttgtttttacacCCAGGACTCTGTGATGCTGAATGGGTTTGGCACAGTGGTCAATGCTCTAGGCAAAAGAGTGAAACCCTACTTGCCACAAATCTGTGGTACAGTTCTGTGGCGTTTGAACAACAAATCAGCCAAAGTTAGGCAGCAGGCTGCTGACCTGATCTCTCGTACTGCAGTTGTCATGAAGACTTGTCAAGAGGTATTGTATCCACTTCTACCAAGTTTGCTGTAGCACGTCATAGTAACgagagggaggagaaatttAACTTCTGAATCTTTTTACTTGCTTGCAGGAAAAACTGATGGGACACTTGGGTGTTGTGTTGTATGAGTACCTGGGTGAAGAATATCCCGAAGTACTGGGCAGCATACTCGGAGCACTTAAGGCTATTGTGAACGTTATAGGTATGTTTGTGTATTGATTACATGCCCGTTCAAGTGCGAAATTAAAAGGCATTATAAAACTAAATATGCCTCTTTGAATTCACTAGGTATGCACAAGATGACACCACCGATCAAAGATCTGCTGCCACGGCTTACACCTATTTTGAAGAACAGACACGAGAAAGTCCAGGAAAACTGTATTGATCTTGTTGGGCGCATTGCAGACAGGTAAGCTGACCAGTGATCACATATTTGACCCTCTGGGTCATTATTGTAGCAAAAGCTAAAGTTGAGTATCAGGTTTGGCATCTGGGTATTTATTGTCATCTCTCTTGACATTTCTTAAGTTGTGTATAAAGCTTAAGATGAGATATTTAGCAGATGGTCTGTTGAATGTGTTGTAATTACGTTACTTTTTACAAAGTGTTTGCAAAATATGTTGTCCATTTATGCAAATTTAGAATGCACACAACAGAATAAGTTTTGAGTAAACTGTTAACCAGTGAAAGTCTAATGTGAACAAATACCTAATTAAGGAAATTACTTAAGCAGTCTCCCTCTGATAGCAAATGAATAGGTGGTGcagtttctgtggttttatttaaaaaccttAACATCACTGAAGAGGtaactctcttttctttcagaggtGCAGAATATGTTTCTGCAAGAGAATGGATGAGGATCTGCTTTGAACTGCTGGAATTATTAAAAGCTCACAAGAAAGCTATCCGAAGAGCCACAGTGAACACTTTTGGTTATATTGCGAAAGCTATTGGGTAAGTTGGTCTAATACTTATCCACTTCTACAGACATAGAGATAATTGTGAGTTTTCTGGTGAGAAATATTCAAACTTCTCTACATTTAGCATGTTAAATGTGTAGACTTGATTTTACTCATTTTGTAGAACACAGTCACCtattcttcattaaaatagGGTGCTGTACTTTTGAACTAAATGTGTAGATGTTAGAGTATAATTTGGTAGTGAGAGCTGTTTGTCTCATGAATTTATGATACTGTGATATGCATTCAGACTCTCTCTGTATTCTTCATAAACTCTACTTGAAATAGTCTatcttctcttatttttccccGAATCAATACTTCTATGGATTTGCAAAGATGATAATGCAAGTCAGTAATTTGTAGAATGAAGCACAATTCCCATCTTTATGCATGTTCTTAAATAAGTGACCATTTACTGACTCAATGCAGATAGAGCAAGCAACCATGGAATGTCATAACTGCGCTTATATATGCAGGACATTGCCCGTCTCTGTCAACCTGTGTGGTTTTGTACAAGTTTGTCATTACCTGTGGGATCAGAGTAACAGTGGGGAGTCTGCTCCTGTCCTCCGGAGTTCACAAGAGGTAGAACAGAAGGCAGGGAAAAACCTAAatctagagaaaataaaaaatgttggCTATGAAAATGAGATCATGTAGTTGCTTAAACTGTTTTACAGTTTTGTGGTTTCTGTTGTTTCCCAGTTATCTAATTTTTTTGAAGGGCTAAACCACTTGCTGTCTGAAACTTAACTAACTTTAACCAAATCCTCACTGAATCTGTTGACACACATGTTATCTCTTCCAGACCTCACGATGTGTTGGCTACACTGCTAAATAACTTGAAAGTACAGGAAAGGCAGAACAGAGTATGTACTACAGTAGCGATTGCTATTGTAGCTGAAACATGCTCACCTTTCACAGTGCTGCCTGCACTCATGAACGAATACAGAGTTCCGGAGCTGAACGTCCAGAATGGGGTGTTaaaatctctttctttcctgtttgaaTACATTGGAGAGATGGGAAAAGATTATATTTACGCTGTTACGCCATTGCTTGAAGATGCTTTAATGGACAGGTGAGTGCACTTCTTTCTACCCATAGTACAGTTAGCCATAGTCATATTTTAAGTATATAGCTGGGTCTTAACAATAGCAGATATGCATGTTGTCCTCGTTTGCTAAAAATGTTAAGTGATCAGCATAATTTTGAAGCCATTGTCTGCAAATAATTCAGATTATATACTCCTATTTTACTAGTACTTTTGAGGATTGAAATGATACAAGCATCTTAAGTGAGTCAAGAATTCTTAAATTCAAACGGCTTTTGATAATTTCTATTGTTCATATTTTTGCTGCGGAATTAGAGTGCAGTAATTTGTCAGAAAACTGcatctttttaaatttactgaTTTTCATTACTCTGCCTATTGCTGTCAGTAAGTATGGGTTAAAAGTGTCCACTAGTACTTTCTAAAAAAGCGTTATTGAAAAGAAACGCTATGCTTATCCAATCACATTGCTTCTAAGTATACTTTCTGAACAGACCACTATTCTCTTTGCAGGGATCTTGTGCACAGACAAACAGCCAGTGCCGTGGTGCAACACATGTCTCTTGGTGTTTATGGGTTTGGCTGTGAAGATTCTCTTAATCATTTGTTAAATTACGTCTGGCCTAATGTGTTTGAAACCTCTCCTCACGTCATCCAAGCGGTGATGGGGGCTCTGGAGGGTCTCAGAGTCGCCATCGGGCCCTGCAGAATGTTGCAGTATTGTTTACAGGTACGTCCCTTGTCTGCCACAATAGCAGAGACAGAGATTGTCGAGCAGGATGTCTTTCCAGGAGACAGAAAAGTCCATTGAAAATGGTTTTCAGCAAAggagaagagtctggctttTGCCTCTTTAAAGTGTTCTTTAAACATGGCATTCTGTACCAAGGACTTCAATAATTGACATACACAACAAACAGGTTTTTGGGTATTGTGAGATAGCTGAATACATTGAGGAACTTGCAGAGAAGTAGTAGGTAACTTAGAATAGAAATTGGCTATAATGGCCTGGCGCTCTGACTTGTAAAATGTAAGTATCTCACAAATTTTGAAGTGTCTCACAAATTAATGACTGAGGAGTAAATTAATAGTGCAAAGGTTAGCAGAACAAGTAGCAAGTGAGATAAATAAACGAGAGGATAGACAATATTAAATCAACATTATTTGTagttagcaaagaaaaacagtaagacATTGAAAACTGTGTAAGAGTGAAGCACTAGAAGACAGCGCTTTGGTCAGAGTCTACACCGTTACATCAACACCAGGCACTTCAGCTTCTGTAAATGTGTACGTGGCAGGAAAATCTGAAAGCGCCTTTTCTGTGTGATTACACCTAATAGGTCTTGTGTAGAATATAGAATCTAAACTCTTGTAACAGGTGGGAAGCAAGGATGAATGTAGAGATGTGGCAGCATTTCGTTAATTATTTGCAGATACGGAATTTTgctgtgtggtttgttttggttttttttttaatgtgggaaGGCCTCAGCATAAAGATACTGACATCAGTAGGAAGGTGAAGGAAGTCTCTTGCACAGTGTATTTTTTGCAAATACTACTAGTATATTATTATTTAGAACTGCTTTTTCTagagctttctgctttttttttttaaggtttagTGATAGCTTATCTCATGTTTTCATATCTAGCTCTCTGTAAAAAATCACAGTTAGCAGAGCCAAAGATCAGACTCAGTTCCAGCCAAATATCCTGCATCaggttttagtttttattttaaaagaagaaatcaaagctAGAAATACATCCAGTGGAATTTctccctgcagaaaaaaaaagataagaaaaccTGCCTCCAAATAATAGCTAGTTTAGATAGTCGCAAAAATTGGGAATGACTGATTTAGCGTATGTTCTTTCTTATAAGTGGTCTTACTGTAATCgcttttttaaatgcttttgtgcAAAACTTGATTAAATTCAGTAACTTCAGTAACAGACAACTAGACCTTAAGTTTTAATAAATTTTGTTCCATTCTGTTTTCTAGGGTTTGTTTCACCCTGCCAGGAAAGTCAGGGATGTTTATTGGAAGATCTATAATTCGATCTACATCGGATCACAGGATGCTCTGATATCACATTATCCAAGGATCTATAACGATGAAAAGAACACCTATATTCGTTATGAACTCGATTACATCTTATAATCTTCTTGTTCAATTGTTTGTGTTTAATGCACAGTTGTTATTCAATTAAATGCTTCAGATTCGACgatgtaaaattttaaaatattggcgATCAGTATAGAGCTGGTCAGAGGCAGAGCTAGGAATCCAgtagcatgatttttttaaatatgtccTTGTTTTTTGATGTTAAACAGTTAAAGCCAGTAGTGACCAAGAAAACAGTGATTACAGTGTACTGGAGGGATTTCGTTTTGGGTTCATCTTTATGAAGATTTAGATTTCATTCCTTGTGTTTAAAGGGGAAGTTTATTTGAGAAATAAACATTTGTGTATAAAAACTAATGGATGTGTGGTTTTTGGACAGAGGGGCTGGTAAAACAAGTCCCTTTGGATTAAGTATTTGTTCATGTAATAAATAGCTGGCATAAAACATTTTAACCCTTTTTGTCATCCTCTAGCTTttgaataaataagaaaaacatccaaacTGGAGTTAATGTGTGTATCTTTGTCACGCAATAATGTAGCCGTAGTCCGGCTGATGGTCGTAGTAGTGGCAgtttattttcatggaaaaaatagTGTTTAGTTGCTTCTTGTTGTTATTGCTTCATCCTCAGTGTCATGGTTGTAGGGATGGATTAGCTTGttaaattttcagaagttaaGCCATTTATTGTAAATGCTATGTGTAGAATCCATTGTGCAAGTTACGCGTATTGATCACATTTAGCACATATGGCtgtatataaaacaaaatatttatagacTGTGCCATAATTCCTATAAAGAGGCAGGAAATAATGTCCCCAGCACCTGAGGTGAGGCAATTTCTAAGCTTGTGTGTGACATAGGAAATGCTTCAGCTCGAGAtaagaaatgcttttcatttccttacttgcttttttccttctgtgcatGTACTAAAGTAAAAAAGGTCTTGATATCTGAGAGTAAAGCGCACAGGTTAAATCACCCTGGTGGTATCGTACGTTATCGCGTGTTCACAAGATAACACACGGGAGTAGTTGGCTGTTGGGCGTGTTGTTCTCAGAGTCCTTGATTCCATTTGAATGCTGAAGTTGCCTCTCGCCAAGGCCAGTGCAGTGTTGTTGGCTGATGTCTCTCTGCTGTTCTGCATAAGCGTGCGATTCTTCAGCTGTTCAGCACGTAAGAAAATTCCACCCTGGCTTTCAAGGCCTAAATTTTTGTTAAGGGGCTCGGGGTGGCACAACAGCAACTTGGGACCCTTTTGTTTGTGAAGGTACAAATTTGTTCGGAACTGAAGGAAGTGACTTGGTTTATTCTAAAATTCTTTAGGTGAAAACAGCTGGAGCGTCTTACTCTTTGTTGCTGAACTCTTCCCTTGGAGAGTAACGCGTGCGATATAGTTTTCTAGTGCTTTCTCATTTAATGCTATCGTTTGATTTACAGCTGGCCTGCCATCTTCAGTAGTTCTGCAAGACAGGACCAAGCAAGTGCCAATAGAGAGGGTGGAGGGCTGAAAAAACCCAGAGTTTTGAGAGACTAACCAAAAGAGAGCTCTGAAACAGGTAGGAATGGGTGATGGCTCATGACTTCTAGATGCATCTTAGCAAAATAGTTATTTTATAATCAAGTCAAATTGTAAAAAATTTTGTACTAAGATGGAGGGGAGCAACTTCAGCTTGTTGTCACTTTTTGTATCTTTCAAGCTCATCACTATAGTTCTCAAAAGTATTTGCATAGATCTTTTTGAGGAAGATACAAACCACATTGCTTTCCtgagaaaagagggaaaggggaaagataTCTGTTTGAAACAGAATTGCACATAAGATTGTGGTGTTCATTGTTGCGGGTTTTTGCTGACTCGAGTACCTGGTATGAAGTCTGGTTTGAAACGGCAGTATTGAAGCACGATTCTTTAAATGTGCTGTCATCAGTAGGTCTTTTTTACCTTCCTGAGACTTTTGTGCATCTGTGGAACTCTTACCTAAAAGGGTCATCTCTGGGTCACACGCTCTGACTTTCTAGGAGCCTACAGCACCTGTGAAAGAATTTTATGTCCTTCAGCAACCAtaccaagttttattttaacattaagGGGACAATATCTAGGAACACTGACTTACATTTTCGTTCTGCCCAAGGGCAAAAAGTTTTAGGGATGTTACTATCTAGATACAGACTAGTATGGCATCGGTCCATCTGTagacaaatgtttattttccagtagAGATCAAAATCAGTAATGAATGGAAAAGTTTGATGCTAGTGCTCACCTGCAGACTTCTGATTTTGGACAACAAAGGGCAAAATGTTAAAACGAATGGAAAGATTGGGCCACCGCTATTTAAATTCTGTTAAGGAGTAATTAATTGTGCCATCAGTATAGAAAAAAGAGACTAGGATAAGTGAATAAAAGATCTACTTCTGCTGGTTTGCTGCTTGTGTATAAAATGGGAGATGTGCCACGGCTTGGCAACTGGGAAGTTTACCTTGCTACAGAATTACTGTGTGGTGTAAAAGCATAAAATCTGAATGTCCAGAGAGTCTCTCGTCTTCCTTGTTTAGGTGTCTATAAAGGGAACGAAGTGTTCCTTCCCAGCTTCCCCCCGCATCGTCCCTTCTGGCTTTACATGCAGCTCCTAAATTTATCAGTGAATTGCAAAAGAAACTGTGGACAAAGGCCTCACTGACGGTCCCAATTCTTCTGAACAGGCTCATCGAGTATGCAGAATGAGGTGGAGGGACCTATAGGAAGAAAAGGTatgtgatttttctattttttctcttaattacAATGCCGCATTTGGCAAAGGGCAGTGAATTAAGAGAATGTAAGCCATCCTGCGGTAAGCAATGCTGCCTTGGGCTTTTCCTAGTTTAGAATATTTGATTTTCCAACTTCATGTGGTTCTTGATTGtaactgcttttttttggttttgtcctttttaatggcaaaaggGATGCAATAATTGTGTA includes these proteins:
- the SF3B1 gene encoding splicing factor 3B subunit 1 isoform X2; its protein translation is MNARTYMDVMREQHLTKEEREIRQQLAEKAKAGELKVVNGAASQPPSKRKRRWDQTADQTPGATPKKLSSWDQAETPGHTPSLRWDETPGRAKGSETPGATPGSKIWDPTPSHTPAGAATPGRDTPGHATPGHGGATSSARKNRWDETPKTERDTPGHGSGWAETPRTDRGGDSIGETPTPGASKRKSRWDETPASQMGGSTPVLTPGKTPIGTPAMNMATPTPGHIMSMTPEQLQAWRWEREIDERNRPLSDEELDAMFPEGYKVLPPPAGYVPIRTPARKLTATPTPLGGMTGFHMQTEDRTMKSVNDQPSGNLPFLKPDDIQYFDKLLVDVDESTLSPEEQKERKIMKLLLKIKNGTPPMRKAALRQITDKAREFGAGPLFNQILPLLMSPTLEDQERHLLVKVIDRILYKLDDLVRPYVHKILVVIEPLLIDEDYYARVEGREIISNLAKAAGLATMISTMRPDIDNMDEYVRNTTARAFAVVASALGIPSLLPFLKAVCKSKKSWQARHTGIKIVQQIAILMGCAILPHLRSLVEIIEHGLVDEQQKVRTISALAIAALAEAATPYGIESFDSVLKPLWKGIRQHRGKGLAAFLKAIGYLIPLMDAEYANYYTREVMLILIREFQSPDEEMKKIVLKVVKQCCGTDGVESNYIKTEILPPFFKHFWQHRMALDRRNYRQLVDTTVELANKVGAAEIISRIVDDLKDEAEQYRKMVMETIEKIMGNLGAADIDHKLEEQLIDGILYAFQEQTTEDSVMLNGFGTVVNALGKRVKPYLPQICGTVLWRLNNKSAKVRQQAADLISRTAVVMKTCQEEKLMGHLGVVLYEYLGEEYPEVLGSILGALKAIVNVIGMHKMTPPIKDLLPRLTPILKNRHEKVQENCIDLVGRIADRGAEYVSAREWMRICFELLELLKAHKKAIRRATVNTFGYIAKAIGPHDVLATLLNNLKVQERQNRVCTTVAIAIVAETCSPFTVLPALMNEYRVPELNVQNGVLKSLSFLFEYIGEMGKDYIYAVTPLLEDALMDRDLVHRQTASAVVQHMSLGVYGFGCEDSLNHLLNYVWPNVFETSPHVIQAVMGALEGLRVAIGPCRMLQYCLQGLFHPARKVRDVYWKIYNSIYIGSQDALISHYPRIYNDEKNTYIRYELDYIL